The Streptomyces sp. SS1-1 genome has a segment encoding these proteins:
- a CDS encoding sensor histidine kinase: protein MTRRLFGSVRSRATLAATLVVAVALIAAGAAVLLSLRSDLTGQAETEAANAARAVAVELSDGRPYDKLTGLDEDDRPVQIVDERDRVVAVSDDLERITGTGVDAVRPGEDGGGRGGEDDDGDDDSGHGSGGPDDDREARTGEVDSETDFSTGTATVDGTTADYRFASVEVEFEDRGTLTVHAGAPLAAERSAVGTATTALLIGFPLLLAVVAGATWLVTRRALNPVEGIRREMAAITASEDLARRVPVPSTHDEVARLALTTNETLAALESSVERQRRFVADASHELRSPIASLRTQLEVGAAHPALLDLEGAVADTVRLQTLAADLLLLARLDAGERPGDARFDLGALVREHAEGRAGVAVTAAAVPVAGSRAQVGRVLTNLLDNALRHARSAVTVGVRAEGEWAVVSVADDGDGVPEADRERIFERFVRLDEARSRDDGGAGLGLAIARDVAVRHGGTLTVGRAPAGGALFELRLPRAR, encoded by the coding sequence GTGACGCGCCGTCTGTTCGGTTCCGTCCGCTCCCGGGCGACGCTCGCCGCCACGCTCGTGGTCGCGGTGGCCCTGATCGCCGCCGGGGCGGCCGTCCTGCTGTCGCTGCGGTCCGACCTGACCGGGCAGGCGGAGACCGAGGCGGCGAACGCGGCGCGGGCCGTCGCCGTCGAACTGTCCGACGGCCGGCCCTACGACAAGCTGACCGGCCTCGACGAGGACGACCGGCCCGTCCAGATCGTCGATGAGCGGGACCGGGTGGTCGCGGTCAGCGACGACCTGGAGCGCATCACCGGCACCGGCGTCGACGCCGTACGGCCGGGGGAGGACGGGGGCGGCCGGGGCGGCGAGGACGACGACGGCGACGACGACTCCGGCCACGGCTCCGGCGGCCCGGACGACGACCGTGAGGCCCGGACCGGCGAGGTCGACTCCGAGACCGACTTCAGCACCGGCACGGCGACCGTCGACGGCACCACCGCGGACTACCGGTTCGCCTCCGTCGAGGTCGAGTTCGAGGACCGGGGCACCCTCACCGTGCACGCCGGGGCGCCGCTCGCCGCGGAGCGCAGCGCCGTCGGCACGGCGACCACCGCCCTGCTGATCGGCTTCCCGCTGCTGCTCGCCGTCGTCGCGGGCGCCACCTGGCTGGTCACCCGGCGCGCGCTGAACCCGGTCGAGGGCATCCGGCGCGAGATGGCGGCCATCACCGCCAGCGAGGACCTGGCGCGCCGCGTCCCGGTCCCGTCCACCCACGACGAGGTGGCCCGGCTGGCCCTGACGACCAACGAGACGCTGGCCGCGCTGGAGAGCTCAGTGGAGCGCCAGCGCCGCTTCGTCGCGGACGCCTCGCACGAGCTGCGCAGCCCCATCGCCTCGTTGCGCACCCAGCTGGAGGTGGGCGCCGCGCACCCCGCTCTGCTCGATCTGGAGGGGGCGGTGGCGGATACCGTACGGCTGCAGACGCTCGCCGCCGATCTGCTGCTGCTCGCCCGGCTGGACGCGGGGGAGCGGCCGGGGGACGCGCGCTTCGACCTGGGCGCGCTGGTCCGCGAGCACGCCGAGGGGCGGGCCGGGGTGGCGGTGACGGCGGCCGCCGTGCCGGTGGCCGGGTCGCGGGCGCAGGTGGGGCGGGTGCTCACCAACCTGCTGGACAACGCGCTGCGGCACGCCCGTTCGGCGGTCACCGTGGGCGTGCGGGCGGAGGGGGAGTGGGCGGTCGTGTCCGTCGCCGACGACGGGGACGGGGTGCCGGAGGCCGACCGGGAGCGGATCTTCGAGCGGTTCGTCCGGCTGGACGAGGCGCGCAGCCGGGACGACGGAGGCGCCGGGCTCGGCCTGGCCATCGCCCGCGATGTCGCCGTACGGCACGGGGGGACGCTGACCGTGGGCCGGGCGCCCGCGGGCGGAGCTCTGTTCGAGCTCCGCCTGCCGCGGGCCCGCTAG
- a CDS encoding MarR family winged helix-turn-helix transcriptional regulator, giving the protein METETATRWLTNAEQCAWRTHLEVNRLLTYQLEKDLQPFGLTMNDYEILVNLSESEDVRMRMSDLASATLQSKSRLSHQITRMENADLVRRENCESDRRGLYAVLTEHGMETMNKVAPHHVASVRRHFIDLLSPEALTELDKALKPIAEHLRSQRGRP; this is encoded by the coding sequence ATGGAGACCGAGACGGCCACCCGCTGGCTGACCAATGCGGAGCAGTGCGCCTGGCGCACCCACCTGGAGGTCAACAGGCTGTTGACGTACCAGCTCGAGAAGGACCTCCAGCCGTTCGGCCTGACAATGAACGACTACGAGATCCTGGTGAACCTGTCGGAGTCGGAGGACGTACGGATGCGGATGAGCGACCTCGCGTCGGCCACCCTCCAGTCCAAGAGCCGGCTCTCCCACCAGATCACCCGGATGGAGAACGCCGACCTGGTCCGGCGCGAGAACTGCGAATCCGACCGGCGCGGCCTCTACGCGGTCCTGACCGAGCACGGCATGGAGACGATGAACAAGGTCGCGCCGCATCACGTGGCGTCCGTGCGCAGGCACTTCATCGACCTGCTCTCCCCCGAGGCCCTGACCGAGCTCGACAAGGCCCTCAAGCCGATCGCCGAGCACCTGCGCAGCCAGCGCGGGCGCCCCTGA
- a CDS encoding AIM24 family protein, with the protein MSHYPGAGPTVYDPMTLPSDDNVDSYTFCVELKGNQWFLQKGKMIAYYGSMEFNGIGHGRLDRLVRTSFHSPLHASDWVVAEGSGKMLLADRAFDVNSYDLDDGNLTIRSGNLLAFQPSLALKQSIVPGFLTLIGTGKFVAASNGPVVFMEPPIRVDPQALVGWADCPSPCHHYDHGYMSGVMGGLRALTGIGGASGEEHQFEFVGAGTVLLQSSETLMAEQATGVLPPDAGVPGSGGAHTGPSQAGGGPRLPGQLGDLQRRFGL; encoded by the coding sequence GTGAGCCACTACCCGGGCGCGGGTCCCACCGTGTACGACCCGATGACGCTGCCCAGCGACGACAACGTCGACTCGTACACCTTCTGCGTGGAGCTCAAGGGGAACCAGTGGTTCCTGCAGAAGGGCAAGATGATCGCCTACTACGGCTCGATGGAGTTCAACGGCATCGGGCACGGCCGTCTGGACCGTCTCGTCCGTACGTCCTTCCATTCGCCACTGCACGCGAGCGACTGGGTCGTGGCGGAGGGCTCGGGCAAGATGCTGCTGGCCGACCGGGCTTTCGACGTCAATTCGTACGACCTCGACGACGGCAACCTGACCATTCGCTCGGGCAACCTGCTCGCTTTTCAGCCAAGTCTCGCCCTCAAGCAATCGATCGTGCCGGGTTTTCTGACACTGATCGGAACCGGGAAGTTCGTGGCCGCATCTAACGGGCCGGTGGTGTTCATGGAACCCCCGATCCGGGTGGACCCGCAGGCGCTCGTCGGCTGGGCCGACTGCCCGTCGCCGTGCCACCACTACGACCACGGCTACATGAGCGGCGTGATGGGCGGTCTACGTGCACTGACGGGCATCGGAGGGGCCTCCGGGGAGGAGCATCAGTTCGAGTTCGTCGGGGCCGGCACGGTGCTGCTCCAGTCGAGCGAGACCCTCATGGCGGAGCAGGCCACGGGGGTGCTGCCGCCGGACGCCGGAGTCCCCGGTTCCGGTGGGGCGCACACAGGGCCTTCACAAGCGGGCGGGGGACCGCGCCTTCCCGGACAGCTGGGGGACCTCCAGCGTCGCTTCGGGCTGTGA
- a CDS encoding AIM24 family protein codes for MAFREINSKMIEATVLPGQRLFSQRGAMLAYKGEVSFTPNLTGGQGGFMSMIGRRVANEDTPLMSVEGSGTVLFGHGGHHIQVINLAGDTLYVEADRLLAFEGTLQQGTMFLGSQGGVMGMVRGQVSGQGLFTTTLKGHGSVAVMAHGGVFEVPITPQRPVHVDPQAYVAHHGDVRNKLSTALGWRDMVGRGSGEAFQLELSGSGAVYVQASEEKL; via the coding sequence ATGGCCTTCCGTGAGATCAACTCCAAGATGATCGAGGCGACCGTCCTGCCGGGGCAGCGTCTGTTCAGTCAGCGCGGCGCGATGCTCGCCTACAAGGGCGAGGTCTCCTTCACCCCGAACCTGACCGGCGGCCAGGGCGGGTTCATGTCGATGATCGGGCGCCGGGTGGCGAACGAGGACACCCCGCTGATGAGCGTCGAGGGCAGCGGCACGGTGCTGTTCGGGCACGGCGGCCACCACATCCAGGTGATCAACCTCGCCGGGGACACGCTGTACGTCGAGGCGGACCGGCTGCTCGCCTTCGAGGGCACCCTCCAGCAGGGCACGATGTTCCTCGGCTCGCAGGGCGGCGTGATGGGCATGGTGCGCGGCCAGGTCAGCGGCCAGGGCCTGTTCACGACCACCTTGAAGGGGCACGGGTCGGTGGCGGTCATGGCGCACGGCGGGGTCTTCGAGGTCCCGATCACCCCGCAGCGCCCGGTCCACGTCGACCCGCAGGCGTACGTCGCCCACCACGGCGACGTACGGAACAAGCTGTCGACGGCGCTGGGCTGGCGGGACATGGTGGGCCGGGGCTCCGGCGAGGCGTTCCAGCTGGAGCTCAGCGGCAGCGGTGCGGTGTACGTGCAGGCCTCGGAGGAAAAACTGTGA
- a CDS encoding AIM24 family protein, translated as MFRLQGSKVLAVDMTGDAVKAKNGSMVAYDGQMAFKKMSGGGEGIRGMVTRRLTGEQMTVMEVKGHGTCWFADRASEINLVNLQGDKLYVESSNLLATDAALRTGTTFTGLRGASQGNGLFTTTVEGHGQAAIMSDGPAVVLRVSAQYPLTVDPGAYVAHQGNLRQSLQSGVTFRTLMGEGGGEAFQIRFEGDGLVYVQPSERNTIAGDL; from the coding sequence ATGTTCCGACTCCAGGGCAGCAAGGTGCTCGCCGTCGACATGACCGGGGACGCCGTGAAGGCGAAGAACGGCTCGATGGTCGCGTACGACGGGCAGATGGCCTTCAAGAAGATGAGCGGCGGCGGTGAGGGCATCCGGGGCATGGTGACCCGGCGCCTCACCGGTGAGCAGATGACGGTGATGGAGGTGAAGGGGCACGGGACGTGCTGGTTCGCGGACCGGGCCTCCGAGATCAACCTGGTGAACCTCCAGGGCGACAAGCTCTACGTCGAGTCCAGCAACCTGCTCGCGACGGACGCGGCGCTGCGGACCGGCACGACCTTCACGGGCCTGCGCGGCGCCTCCCAGGGCAACGGGCTGTTCACGACGACCGTCGAGGGGCACGGCCAGGCGGCGATCATGTCGGACGGCCCGGCGGTGGTGCTGCGGGTCAGCGCGCAGTACCCGCTGACCGTCGACCCGGGCGCCTATGTGGCCCACCAGGGGAACCTGCGGCAGTCCCTCCAGTCCGGTGTGACGTTCCGCACGCTCATGGGCGAGGGCGGCGGGGAGGCCTTCCAGATCCGCTTCGAGGGGGACGGGCTGGTGTACGTACAGCCGAGTGAGCGCAACACGATCGCGGGGGACCTCTGA